A DNA window from Enterobacter cloacae subsp. cloacae ATCC 13047 contains the following coding sequences:
- the tam gene encoding trans-aconitate 2-methyltransferase, whose translation MADWNPSLYLQYGAERTRPAAELLARIPLDEVSTIVDLGCGPGNSTALLKHRWPSAHITGVDNSPAMLEEARQALPDCHFVEADIRQYKPGQPLGLIYANASLQWIPDHYDLLPHLVSLLKLNGVLAIQMPDNWLEPTHVSMREVAVEQGYPNRGREPLPGVHAYYDILTEAGCDVDIWRTTYFHKMGSHQAIIDWVSATGLRPWLQELNESERKQFLQRYHELLEEQYPLQENGQILLAFPRLFIVAQRQP comes from the coding sequence ATGGCCGACTGGAACCCTTCGCTTTATCTGCAATACGGTGCCGAACGCACGCGCCCTGCTGCTGAACTGCTCGCCAGAATTCCACTGGATGAGGTGTCCACCATCGTTGATTTAGGCTGCGGACCGGGAAACAGCACCGCGCTGTTGAAGCATCGATGGCCTTCCGCCCACATCACCGGTGTCGATAACTCACCGGCGATGCTCGAAGAGGCGCGCCAGGCGTTGCCCGATTGCCACTTTGTTGAGGCCGATATTCGCCAGTACAAGCCAGGCCAGCCGCTGGGCCTGATTTATGCGAATGCCTCGCTACAGTGGATCCCTGACCATTACGATCTCCTGCCGCATCTGGTTTCGCTGCTGAAGCTAAACGGCGTGCTGGCGATCCAGATGCCTGATAACTGGCTTGAACCGACACACGTCTCGATGCGCGAAGTGGCTGTTGAACAAGGTTATCCGAATCGAGGCCGTGAACCTCTGCCCGGTGTCCATGCGTATTACGATATTCTGACGGAGGCAGGCTGCGACGTGGATATCTGGCGCACGACCTACTTCCATAAAATGGGATCGCATCAGGCGATTATTGACTGGGTCAGCGCCACGGGGCTGCGTCCGTGGTTACAGGAGTTGAATGAAAGCGAGCGGAAGCAGTTCCTGCAACGCTACCATGAACTGCTGGAAGAGCAGTATCCACTTCAGGAAAACGGGCAGATACTGCTGGCATTTCCACGCTTGTTTATCGTTGCTCAACGTCAGCCATAA
- a CDS encoding cytochrome c biogenesis protein/redoxin yields MFLIIAFLGGMISLLSPCTLPVIPLLFAGFQGQRRHILALLAGMIVMFTLVALVATAASNWIAQATIAGRWVALVVLAIAALALIFPTFAQRIAGPAVSAGNLLNTRSGQTRGTLSAFLAGLAVGLLWSPCAGPILGAIFSLNIAGHSAIATGALLAAYGSGCALMLGLLVIGGRALMAPLRARSALMERLRKGAGVVMLATVAFNATGMTSVLKGANGVADRLENSLLTLAKPETAPVKLQPVVMTEPSSQLPSLSGGTGWVNGDPVTSDSLRGKVVLIDFWTWDCINCQHTLPHVRDWAKKYQAQGLVVIGVHTPEYPWEKPLASVQKAVTKWQLPYRVVTDNNYKIWNTFGNQYWPAHYYFDAKGQLRYTSFGEGNYDQQEKVIQQLLKEARS; encoded by the coding sequence ATGTTTCTGATAATCGCTTTTCTGGGCGGGATGATAAGCCTGCTCAGCCCATGTACTCTCCCCGTTATTCCACTGCTGTTTGCCGGGTTCCAGGGGCAACGACGGCATATTCTGGCGTTGCTCGCGGGGATGATTGTAATGTTCACCCTCGTGGCACTGGTGGCTACCGCCGCCAGCAACTGGATCGCCCAGGCGACGATAGCAGGGCGCTGGGTCGCACTGGTTGTACTGGCAATAGCCGCACTGGCTCTTATTTTCCCGACATTCGCCCAGCGTATTGCCGGACCGGCCGTCAGCGCAGGTAATCTTCTCAACACACGCAGCGGACAGACGCGCGGTACTCTCTCCGCATTTCTGGCAGGGCTGGCCGTCGGGTTGCTCTGGTCGCCGTGTGCCGGGCCGATTCTGGGTGCCATCTTCAGCCTGAATATTGCCGGTCACTCCGCCATTGCCACGGGGGCACTGCTGGCCGCTTACGGCAGCGGATGCGCGCTGATGCTGGGGCTGCTGGTTATCGGTGGTCGCGCGCTGATGGCACCCCTGCGTGCCAGATCGGCATTGATGGAAAGGTTACGCAAGGGGGCGGGCGTGGTGATGTTAGCGACCGTTGCGTTTAACGCCACCGGGATGACGTCCGTTCTGAAAGGCGCCAACGGGGTCGCAGACCGTCTGGAAAATTCGCTCCTGACGCTGGCGAAACCCGAAACGGCACCGGTGAAGCTTCAGCCGGTGGTGATGACCGAGCCCAGCAGCCAGTTACCCTCCTTAAGCGGCGGAACAGGATGGGTTAATGGTGACCCTGTCACGTCTGACTCTCTGCGGGGGAAGGTAGTATTGATTGATTTCTGGACGTGGGACTGCATCAACTGTCAGCATACGCTCCCGCACGTTCGCGACTGGGCCAAAAAGTACCAGGCGCAGGGTCTGGTGGTAATAGGTGTGCATACGCCGGAATACCCGTGGGAAAAACCGCTCGCCTCGGTACAAAAAGCGGTGACGAAATGGCAGCTCCCGTATCGGGTGGTCACGGATAATAACTATAAGATCTGGAACACCTTCGGGAATCAGTACTGGCCCGCGCACTACTATTTCGATGCCAAAGGGCAACTGCGCTACACCTCCTTTGGCGAAGGAAACTATGACCAGCAGGAAAAAGTCATTCAGCAGTTGCTGAAAGAGGCCCGCTCCTGA